One Setaria italica strain Yugu1 chromosome II, Setaria_italica_v2.0, whole genome shotgun sequence DNA segment encodes these proteins:
- the LOC101756689 gene encoding monodehydroascorbate reductase produces MASGKHFKYVILGGGVAAGYAAREFAKQGVKPGELAVISKEAVAPYERPALSKGYLFPQNAARLPGFHVCVGSGGERQLPEWYTEKGIELILSTEIVKADLSTKTLTSAAGATFTYEILLIATGSSVIKLTDFGTQGADSNNILYLREIDDADKLVAAIQAKKGGKAVVIGGGYIGLEISAALKINDFDVTMVFPEPWCMPRLFTADIAAFYEAYYTNKGVKILKGTLAVGFDANANGDVTAVKLKDGTVLEADIVVVGVGARPLTTLFKGQVAEEKGGIKTDAFFETSVPGVYAIGDVATFPLKMYNELRRVEHVDHSRKSAEQAVKAIKGKESGESVPEYDYLPYFYSRSFDLGWQFYGDNVGETILFGDSDPASSKPKFGSYWIKDGKVLGAFLEGGSPDENKAIAKVAKTQPPVASIEELKKEGLQFASKI; encoded by the exons ATGGCGTCCGGGAAGCACTTCAAGTACGtcatcctcggcggcggcgtcgcggcg GGGTACGCGGCCCGGGAGTTCGCCAAGCAGGGAGTTAAGCCAGGGGAGCTCGCCGTCATCTCCAAGGAGGCG GTAGCTCCTTATGAGCGTCCTGCCCTCAGCAAGGGTTACCTCTTTCCTCAGA ATGCTGCAAGGCTCCCAGGATTTCATGTATGTGTGGGAAGTGGTGGAGAGAGGCAATTGCCTGAATGGTACACAGAGAAAG GTATTGAGCTGATCCTCAGCACAGAAATTGTCAAAGCTGATCTTTCCACCAAGACTTTGACTAGTGCAGCTGGAGCAACCTTTACATATGAGATCTTGCTCATTGCTACTGGCTCCTCA GTCATCAAGCTCACTGATTTTGGCACACAAGGAGCTGATTCTAACAACATTCTATATCTAAGGGAAATTGATGATGCTGACAAGCTGGTTGCAGCTATCCAGGCAAAGAAGGGTGGGAAGGCAGTTGTTATCGGGGGAGGTTATATTGGCCTTGAAATTAGTGCCGCACTGAAGATCAATGATTTTGATGTCACTATGGTGTTTCCCGAACCTTGGTGCA TGCCCAGGCtcttcactgccgatattgctGCTTTCTACGAGGCTTACTATACTAACAAAGGGGTAAAGATTTTGAAGGGCACATTAGCTGTTGGTTTTGATGCCAATGCCAATGGTGAT GTCACTGCAGTTAAGCTAAAGGATGGCACAGTACTTGAAGCTGATATTGTTGTTGTCGGTGTGGGAGCCAGACCATTGACTACTCTCTTCAAAGGTCAAGTTGCTGAGGAAAAAGGTGGAATCAAG ACTGATGCTTTCTTTGAAACAAGTGTTCCTGGAGTATACGCCATTGGCGATGTCGCTACCTTCCCCTTGAAGATGTACAATGAGTTGAGGAGAGTGGAACACGTTGACCATTCTAGGAAGTCTGCAGAGCAGGCTGTAAAG GCAATCAAGGGAAAGGAGTCCGGGGAGTCAGTTCCCGAGTACGACTACCTGCCATACTTCTACTCCCGATCATTCGACCTGGGGTGGCAATTCTACGGCGACAACGTGGGCGAGACCATCCTGTTCGGCGACAGCGATCCCGCCTCCAGCAAGCCGAAGTTCGGGTCTTACTGGATCAAGGATGGCAAGGTCTTGGGCGCCTTCCTGGAAGGCGGGTCGCCGGACGAGAACAAGGCCATCGCCAAGGTGGCGAAGACCCAGCCGCCGGTCGCCAGCATCGAGGAGCTCAAGAAGGAAGGCCTCCAGTTCGCCAGCAAGATCTGA
- the LOC101756010 gene encoding flagellar radial spoke protein 5 isoform X1: MAAATGFLVPSARLTPAARGARRRRCWHRRRLAPRCAAAVDGRQATVESKAGDALEVCRVVNGMWQVSGASWGRAQPAAAVDAMLRYADGGLATFDMADIYGPAEDLYGMFINRVRRERPPELLEEIKGLTKWVPPPVKMTRSYVEENINRSRKRMDVAALDMLQFHWWDYTNPGYLDALKHITDLKEEGKIKTVALTNFDTERLQIILENGIPVVSNQVQHSIVDMRPQQRMAELCQLTGVKLITYGTVMGGLLSEKFLDTNVSIPFAGPPLNTPSLQKYKRMVDAWGGWSLFQTLLQTLKKVSLKHGVPIATVAVRYILNQTSVAGSMVGVRLGLSEHIKDTNAIFSLELDEEDMNSITEVSKKGRNLMDIIGDCGDEYRA, from the exons ATGGCCGCGGCCACCGGCTTCCTCGTTCCATCGGCTAGGCTGACGCCCGCGGCGAGAggagcgaggcggcggcggtgttggCACCGGCGTCGCCTGGCGCCGCGgtgcgccgccgcggtggaTGGGAGGCAGGCGACGGTGGAGAGCAAGGCCGGGGACGCACTGGAGGTGTGCCGGGTGGTGAACGGCATGTGGCAGGTGAGCGGCGCGTCGTGGGGCCGcgcgcagccggcggcggccgtggacgCCATGCTCCGGTACGCCGACGGCGGCCTCGCCACGTTCGACATGGCGGACATAT ATGGGCCAGCAGAAGATTTGTATGGCATGTTCATCAATAGAGTCAGGCGGGAGCGCCCACCTGAATTGCTTGAAGAAATCAAGGG GCTTACAAAGTGGGTGCCGCCTCCCGTTAAGATGACAAGAAGTTACGTTGAGGAAAATATCAACAGATCTCGGAAGAGGATGGATGTTGCTGCATTGGACATGTTGCAGTTCCACTG GTGGGATTACACAAATCCTGGATATTTGGATGCACTAAAGCACATCACAGACCTGAAGGAGGAAG GCAAGATAAAGACTGTAGCTCTGACAAACTTCGATACAGAAAGACTACAAATAATTCTAGAAAATGGAATCCCAGTTGTCAGCAACCAG GTTCAACATTCCATCGTTGATATGCGCCCACAGCAAAGAATGGCAGAGCTTTGCCAGCTAACTGGAGTTAAACTTATAAC GTATGGCACCGTGATGGGTGGTCTTTTGTCTGAAAAGTTTCTTGACACTAATGTATCAATACCTTTTGCTGGACCTCCCCTAAATACACCATCCCTGCAGAAGTATAAGAGG ATGGTCGATGCCTGGGGTGGCTGGAGCCTGTTCCAGACTTTGCTCCAAACCTTAAAGAAGGTGTCACTGAAACACGGAGTTCCTATTGCAACTGTTGCTGTGAGATACATACTTAACCAG ACATCTGTTGCTGGTTCTATGGTGGGTGTGAGATTGGGGCTCTCCGAACACATCAAAGATACCAACGCCATATTCTCACTTGAATTGGATGAAGAGGACATGAACAGCATCACCGAAGTATCGAAGAAGGGCAGAAATTTGATGGATATTATTGGGGATTGTGGCGACGAGTACAGAGCTTAG
- the LOC101756010 gene encoding flagellar radial spoke protein 5 isoform X2 encodes MSSTAARAVSPAAAAPPPVPRRLRPARCTGGVAATETATAGPARVTTVSNRDDSLAICRVLNGMWQTSGGWGRIDRDAAVDAMLAYADAGLSTFDMADHYGPAEDLYGMFINRVRRERPPELLEEIKGLTKWVPPPVKMTRSYVEENINRSRKRMDVAALDMLQFHWWDYTNPGYLDALKHITDLKEEGKIKTVALTNFDTERLQIILENGIPVVSNQVQHSIVDMRPQQRMAELCQLTGVKLITYGTVMGGLLSEKFLDTNVSIPFAGPPLNTPSLQKYKRMVDAWGGWSLFQTLLQTLKKVSLKHGVPIATVAVRYILNQTSVAGSMVGVRLGLSEHIKDTNAIFSLELDEEDMNSITEVSKKGRNLMDIIGDCGDEYRA; translated from the exons ATGTCTTCCACCGCAGCGCGCGCcgtctcgccggcggccgcggcgccgcctcccgtcCCGCGCCGCCTGAGGCCCGCGAGGTGCACGGGCGGCGTCGCGGCGACGGAGACGGCCACCGCGGGGCCGGCGAGGGTAACGACCGTCAGCAACCGCGATGACTCCCTGGCGATATGCCGGGTGCTCAACGGCATGTGGCAGACCAGCGGAGGGTGGGGCCGCATCGACCGCGACGCCGCTGTCGACGCCATGCTCGCGTACGCCGACGCCGGACTCTCCACCTTCGACATGGCCGACCACT ATGGGCCAGCAGAAGATTTGTATGGCATGTTCATCAATAGAGTCAGGCGGGAGCGCCCACCTGAATTGCTTGAAGAAATCAAGGG GCTTACAAAGTGGGTGCCGCCTCCCGTTAAGATGACAAGAAGTTACGTTGAGGAAAATATCAACAGATCTCGGAAGAGGATGGATGTTGCTGCATTGGACATGTTGCAGTTCCACTG GTGGGATTACACAAATCCTGGATATTTGGATGCACTAAAGCACATCACAGACCTGAAGGAGGAAG GCAAGATAAAGACTGTAGCTCTGACAAACTTCGATACAGAAAGACTACAAATAATTCTAGAAAATGGAATCCCAGTTGTCAGCAACCAG GTTCAACATTCCATCGTTGATATGCGCCCACAGCAAAGAATGGCAGAGCTTTGCCAGCTAACTGGAGTTAAACTTATAAC GTATGGCACCGTGATGGGTGGTCTTTTGTCTGAAAAGTTTCTTGACACTAATGTATCAATACCTTTTGCTGGACCTCCCCTAAATACACCATCCCTGCAGAAGTATAAGAGG ATGGTCGATGCCTGGGGTGGCTGGAGCCTGTTCCAGACTTTGCTCCAAACCTTAAAGAAGGTGTCACTGAAACACGGAGTTCCTATTGCAACTGTTGCTGTGAGATACATACTTAACCAG ACATCTGTTGCTGGTTCTATGGTGGGTGTGAGATTGGGGCTCTCCGAACACATCAAAGATACCAACGCCATATTCTCACTTGAATTGGATGAAGAGGACATGAACAGCATCACCGAAGTATCGAAGAAGGGCAGAAATTTGATGGATATTATTGGGGATTGTGGCGACGAGTACAGAGCTTAG
- the LOC101757107 gene encoding histidine-containing phosphotransfer protein 2, translating into MAAAALREQLNALLSSMFASGLVDDQFQQLQMLQDDGGTPGFVAEVVTLFCDDADRIISELAALLEQPVVDFDKVDAYVHQLKGSSASVGAQKVKFTCMQFRQLCQDKNRDGCIMALAVVRNEFYDLRNKFQNMLQLEQQIQAQQ; encoded by the exons atggcggccgccgcgctgAGGGAGCAGCTCAacgccctcctctcctccatgtTCGCCTCG GGTCTGGTGGACGACCAGTTCCAGCAGCTGCAGATGCTGCAGGACGACGGGGGCACGCCGGGCTTCGTCGCCGAGGTCGTCACCCTCTTCTGCGACGACGCCGACCGGATCATCTCCGAGCTCGCCGCCCTGCT GGAGCAGCCCGTCGTGGACTTCGATAAGGTGGACGCCTACGTGCATCAGCTCAAAGGGAGCAGCGCCAG TGTTGGTGCTCAGAAGGTGAAGTTTACTTGCATGCAGTTCCGTCAGTTATGTCAGGATAAGAACAGAGACGG GTGCATCATGGCATTAGCTGTTGTAAGAAATGAGTTCTATGATCTGCGCAACAAGTTCCAGAATATGCTTCAG CTTGAGCAGCAAATCCAGGCTCAACAATAA